The Thermasporomyces composti region CGTAACCCGGCTGCGCGTAGGCTTGCTGGCCGTAGCCCGGCTGCGCGTATCCCTGGTAGCCGTACGGCTGGCCGTAGCCGGGCTGCTGATGGGGCTGGCCGTAGCTCTGGCCGTACTGCTGCTGCCCGTACGCACCCGGCTGGCCGTACTCGCCCGGACCGTAGGGCTGCCCGCTGCTGGTCGGCTGCCCCTGCTCGTGCGCATCGGAGCCCGTGGGCGGGTTCGGCGTACTCACAACCGTGCTCCATTCTCGGTGTGTGAACGAACGCGGAGCAGGCTAGCGACCTACAACGTCGCTGAAAACTGGCAGCGCCGCGAGTCGCCACCGTCGGCCAGCTCCACCGCCGGTCGCCGGTGGACTCCTCCTGGCGAGCCGCCGGGGGAGACCCTCCGCGAGGCAGGACAACACGCACCGATGACGCTTCGCCCCGACCACCGGGTCGCTTCGTAGGCTCCGGGAGACCGCGCCCACGGAAAAAGGTGACGGCGTACGTACGGTGGTGGTATGGCCGACGCCCCGGACTCGCCAGAGGCCGTTGAGCACACGCTTCCCTCCGGCGTCCCCTCCGATGCCACCCTGGTCGGCATGGCGGTTGGCGGCGCCGGCGCGGTCGGCCTCGCGGTCCTCGCGGACGCGACCGGTGGGGCGGTCGGCGTCCCCTGTCTCCTGCGCGCCACGACCGGCCTGGCCTGCCCATTCTGCGGCGCGACCCGGATGGGAGCGGCACTGTTGCGCGGCGACCTCGGCGAGGCGCTGCGGCTCAACGCGCCCGTGCTCGTGGCCGGCCTCATGGTCGGCTACCTCTGGGTGAGCTGGGTGCTGGAGCGGCTGGGGGTCGCCCGCGCCCCGCGACCGCGGCTGACGCCACGCACCCGCCGTCTGCTCGTCCCGATCCTGGTGACGCTCGCCCTGACGTTCACGGTCGTGCGGAACCTTCCATGGGAGCCGTTCGCCGCCCTCCGCCCTTGATCACGGATCCGGCTGGGCGAGGCTCGGTGTGCCAGGCTGACGCCGTGCTGGAGGAGCCAGCACACAGATCTGTGCCAGAGGCAGACCTCTCGACAGGGAGCGGATCGGTGCCGGTCCGCGAGAACCCGGTGCGGTGGTGGTTCTGGCCGGACGCCACGGACGTGGAGAAGATCGAGGTCGGGTCGCGTCAGGCGTTTGACGGGTGGGCTGGCGTCGCCGCTCGTCGAGCGCGTCGAGGTCACCGCCGTCCGGGCCGGGGGCGCGCTCCGACGGTTCGGGGAACTCCTGGACCGGCGCTGACCCGCGGGCCGGCCGGCCGGGCCCCGGTCAGGCTGGGCGAGCGCGCGCGGGTGGTGGGCGGCCGTTCCCAGTTCCGCCAGCGGGTCCCCAGTGCCGTCAGTGGTTGGACAGGGACGCCGCCGACAGGCCGCGCCGCCGCGCCGTCGCCAAGACGTCCGCGAGCTGGTCGACGGCCCACTCCAGGTCGGCTCGCTCCACCACGAGGGGCGGTGAGAGTCGGATGGTCGAGCCATGGGTGTCCTTGGCCAGCACACCCCGGTCGGCGAGAGCCGCGCAGACGTCCCGTCCGCTGCCCAGGGTGGGGTCCACGTCGATCCCCGCCCACAGCCCAACGCCCCGCACCTCCCGCAGGCCACGGCCGACGAGCTCGCGAAGCCGCGCGTGCAGGATCACGCCGAGCTCTCTCGCCCGTGCTTGGTAGGTGCCGTCCCGCAGCAGGTCGACGACGGCGCGACCGACCGCGCAGGCGAGCGGGTTTCCGCCGAAGGTGCTGCCGTGTTGGCCGGGTCGGAGCACCCCCAGCACGCTGGCGTCCCCGACGACCGCCGAGACCGGCAGAATCCCACCGCCGAGCGCCTTGCCGAGGATCAACAGGTCGGGGACCACGCCTTCCAGCTCACAGGCGAACGTCGTGCCGGTGCGCCCGAGCCCGGACTGGATCTCGTCCGCGAGAAGGAGCACCCCGCGCTCGGTGCACAGCCGGCGCACCTCCGCCAGGTAGCCGCGCGGGGGCACGATGACGCCCGCCTCACCTTGGATGGGCTCGAGCAGGACAGCCACCGTGGTTTCGTCGATCGCGGCCTCGATCGCCGCGGCGTCGCCGTACGGCACGCGTCGGAAGCCCGGCGTGTAGGGGCCGAAGTGGTCGTGGGCGTCCGGGTCATCGGAGAAGCTGACGATGGTGAGCGTGCGACCATGGAAGTTCCCGCTGGCCACGATGACGCTGGCGCGTCCATCCGGGACGCCCTTGCGCTCGTAACCCCACTTGCGAGCGACCTTGAGCGCGGTCTCGACGGCCTCCGCGCCGGTGTTCATCGGCAGCACCATCGTGTCGCCGGCGAACCCGGCGGTCCGTGTCAGGTCGACCAGCTCCGCGCAGAACGGCCCGAACTGATCGTGGTGGAAGGCCCGGCTGATCAGCGTGAGCCGCTCCAGCTGCTCTCTCGCCGCGGCGACGATGCGCGGATGCCGGTGGCCGAAGTTCATCGCGGAGTAGCCAGCCAGGCAGTCGAGATATCGCCGCCCAGTGACATCGGTGACCCACGCCCCGTCGCCCTCGGCGATGACGACCGGCAGGGGCGCATAGTTGTGGGCGGCGAACCGCTCGGCCATCTCCACGTGAGCGGAGATCGGCGAGGTCGTGTCATTCCTCATGGTGGCCCCCATCCCCACCGCGCGCCCCGTGAGCTTCGTCAACGGCAGTGGACGCCGGTCGAATCTCCAACGTGCAGCACTTCGGTCCCCCACCGGCTTTGCGCAGCTCGGAGATGTCGACTGGGATGGGTTCGAAGCCGCGATCGGCGATCTGCTCGGCCAGTCTGGCAGCCTCCCCCGGTAGGACGACATGACGGCCGTCGGAGACGGCGTTCAACCCGAGCACCATCGCGTCGGCCTCGTCGGCGAGGATCGCGTCGGGATAGAGCCTGCGCAGGAGCTCCTGGCTTTCCGGCGCGAAGGCCGGTGGGTAGTACGCGATGGTTTCCTCGTCGAGGACGACCAGCGCGGTATCCAGGTGGTACAGCATCGGATCGACCAGTCGGAGGGTCACCACTGGGCGAGCCAGGAACCGCTCGAGCTCCCGATGGGCGGCCGGCTCGGTGCGGAAGCCTGTGCCGGCGAGGATCCGCGAGCGTGTCACGAGCAGGTCGCCTTCACCCTCGTTCACCGCGACCGGCACGTGGATGCTCCGAAGGCCGAGCTCGGCGGCGTGGGCCTTGAACCACTCCAGGTAGTGCGTCGCCTCCGGCGCCCGTTCGGCGTACCGGAACTTGGCGCCGAACACCATCCCATCGACCACCAAGGCGCCGTTGGCCGCGAAGACCATGTCGGGGAGCTCGGGAACCGGGTCGATCACACTGACCTGGTGCCCCAGCGTCGTGTAGACGCGACGCAAGGCCTCCCACTGTTGGCTCACCCGATTCGGGTCGACCGCTCCCGCTGGATCGTCCGGGCGCATCCACGGGTTGATGGCGTACGCCACCGTGAAGTACGTCGGCGGGCACATGAGGTAGTGCCGACGAGTGGCCTTTCGCTCGCCCTTCGCCGGGATCCACCGTGGGTTGCGAACACGTTCCCCCCGTACGGCGCTCGTCCGCGCCCATGCGTTCATCGCGAACCTCCGGTGCGGTGTCAAGCTGGACCCGCGACGAGCGTACGAACGACCTGATAGTCGAACCAATGTGCGACACGTGCGTCCCAGCGGCGGTTCGTTGCGTCTTTCCTCCCTGGTCCGTCGATTCGTTGCATTCGCGACCCAGTGTCGGCGACGCCCGCCGGCTCGGCGACGGTCAGCGCCTCGCAGCAGTCGAGACTCGCAGGCGATCGAGGCCGCAGACGGTCGGGCGCCGCCGACTCACCGCTCGGACGGACGAAGGCCGGGACGGTCGAGGAGCCGGGAGAGCACCAGCACGCTCTTGGTTCGGACGACGTAGGGCTCGGCGTTGATCCGCTCGAGGACCTCCTCGAAGTGGTGGATGTCGGTCGCCAGCACGTGCACCAGGGCGTCCGCCTCACCGGTCAGCGTGCAGGCGAAGACCACCTCGGGGAACCGGGCGAGGCCGTCGCGGATGGTCGCCGGCGAGGTCTTGCCCTGGCAGTACAGCTCGACGTAGGCCTCGGTCGTCCAGCCCAATGCCTGCGGCTCGACCGTGGCGGTGAAGCCGGTGATCACCCCCGACCGCCGCAGTCGGTCGACCCGTCGCTTGACGGCCGGCGCGGACAGACCGACCCGCGCGCCGATCTCCGCGAAGCTCGCCCGACCGTCGTCCAGCAGCAGGGCGACGATCCGCTCGTCGACAGGGTCGAGACGCACCAGAGCCACTCCCCAGCGTTGCCCCTCCTGGTCCCGATCCTGCCGCTCGCCTCGCGCCAGGGCTGAGCGGACACGCCCACGCCTACGGTCGGTCATGCCCTACCCAGTGCGTGGCGAGACCACCCATGGCCACCGGAGATCTTGACACCGAGGTAACGATCCTCGAGCATTCGAGATCGAGACGTTACGTGAACGTTCACATTCACCCGGCCGCACCACAACGCTGGGCACGCCCTGCACCTCGGAGCGCCGTCTCGTGTGTGCGCGGTGTTGGCCGACGACCGCTGTGGGCCGACGACGCCGACGTGGGCGTCCAACGGGCCTTAGCGGTTCAGGTGGGAAAGGGCTGACTTCATGCGACGGAAATCCTTCGCGACCGCGATGGTCGTTCTCGCGGCCATGGTGGTGTCAATTCCCTCCGCACAGGCTGCCGGCGTGTTGAGCCCATGCCGCGACGCGCCGAGAAAACCCGTCACGACAGGCGCGGTGTTCAACGACCCCACCGGTGACGCCACGGCTATCGTCCGCGAGATCTGCAACCTCGTGCACCAAGCCCCACGCGGCTCGAGGATCCGCATCGCCCACTTCGTCATCTCCGGCGACGCCGGAATGGATTTCGCGAACGCCCTCATCGACGCACACCGCCGTGGCGTCGACGTGCAGATCGTGCTTGACGGCTGGCAGGCTGACACCGCAGCTGTCGAGGCGCTTCGCGCGACACTCGGCACCGATCGGTCACGACGGTCGTGGCTACACGTGTGCACGAACGTGTCCCCCGAGGGCAACACGGCCGCCTGCATCGGGAACAAGGGGCAGCACAACAAGTTCTATCTGTTCTCCCGGACGGCCGGAAAGTCTCATGTGGTCGTGCAGTCCTCAGCCAACTTCACCGACCTCAACTCCACCACCTACTGGAACAACGCGGTCACGATCGTTGGCAACAAGAGGCTCTACGAGGCCTACGACGCCTACTTCGAAGACCTCGCCGCGGAGAGGCGAACCGACGACTACTTCCGCACTGTGACGACCCGCATGCCAGGCGGCACGGTCACCGCTTCCTTCTTCCCCCAGCGAACCGGTGACCCCATCATCGACCACCTGGCGAAGGTCCGCTGTCACGGCGAGACGACCATCCGTGTCGGGATGTCTGAATGGGACACCTATCGGATCGGCATCGCTGAACGTCTCGTCGAGCTCGCGCAGCAAGGCTGTCAGGTGCGGATCGTGTATGGGCTCATGGACGACGACGTGCGCGAGCTCCTGTCAGCACAGTCGACCATCACCTTGGCCGCGCTCAGCGACGCCCAGCAGCTACCTGGGCGCATCCACTCCAAGTACATGCTGATCGAGGGGCACTACGACGGTCGACCTCACGCTCGTTGGGTCTTCACCGGCAGCCCCAACTTCACCATGACCTCATTGCGGCGCAACGACGAGACCCTCCTGGCGATCAATCTCACCGGCGTGTACCAGCAGTACCGCGCGAACTTCGCCACCCTGGCGAACGCTGCGCGCCAGCGCTGACGCGCGGGCCAAGCGAAGGAACAAGAGAAGAGAAGGAAGAGGCAGAAGATCGTCTAGGACGACGGTGGCTGCCCTGTGGAGACGACCCCACGGGGCAGCCACCATCCTTCCCACCGCGCCTTTCCAGGCGTCAGCCCACGATGCCGAAGCGGGCGTCCGCGGCCGCGAAGTGACACGCGACGTCGTGACCCACCGCTCGGTCAGCCAAGCGCGGGACCTCGATCGCGCAGAGGTCTCGCGCCTTCCCGCAGCGGGTGCGGAACGGGCATCCAGACGGTGGGTTCAGCGGCGACGGTACCTCGCCGGACAGCACGATCTCCTCACCCGCCTCGCCGCGATCGAGGTCCAGGATCGGCGCTGCCGACAGCAACGCTTGGGTGTACGGGTGAGCAGGTTCGGCGAAGACGTGCTCCGTCGCACCGTGCTCGACGATACGACCGAGGTACATGACCGCCACCTCGTCGGCGACGTGCCGCACAACACCCAGATCGTGGGACACGAACAGGTACGACACGCCGGTCTCCTGCTGGATGTCTCGCAGCAGGTTGAGGATCTGCGCGCGAATCGAGACGTCGAGAGCCGAGACCACCTCGTCGCAGACGATGAGCTTGGGACGCATGGCGAGCGCTCGGGCAAGACTGATGCGCTGACGCTGCCCACCCGAGAACTGGTGAGGACGCAGGTGCCGCTGGTTGGGGCGCAAGCCCACGAGCTCCAACAGCCGATCCACCTCACGGTCCCAGTCGCTCGGCTCCACGATGCCGCGATGGATGCGCCACGGCTCACTGATGAGCTCGTGCACGCTCATCCACGGGTTCAGAGAAGCGTAGGGGTCCTGGAACACCATCTGGACCATGGGCCGCAACCGTCGCATCGTCGCCCGAGAGGCGGTGGCCAGGTCGACTCCGCAGACCACCACCTGGCCCCGGGTCGGCCGGAGCAGGCCAACGATCGCCCGAGCGAGCGTGGACTTGCCGCAACCGGACTCACCCACGATGCCGACAGTGCGAGCTGGTGGCACGACGAGGTCGACACCGGTCACCGCGTGGAGCGCCCGCTTGCGGCTGAACCAACCCCCAGGGAGGGGGTAGTCGACGTGGAGGTCGCGCACCTCGAGCACTGGCGCATCGTCGCTCATGGCCGCTCCCCTCCCTCGACACGCTCGGAGGCGAAGACCTGCGTGGCGAAGTGGCATGCGCTCGTCCGTGTCGAGGTCACCGCCACAGGTTGGGGCGGCACGGTTCGACAGATGCTCTGCGCGATTGGACACCGTGGATGGAAGGCGCATCCGGTCGGCAGCGCACGGGGGTCAGGCGGTTGCCCGGGAATCGCCTCCAGAGCGCCACGCGGCCGACGCCTATCGGGCACCGCCCGTAGCAATCCCTGTGTGTACGGGTGGGCAGGCGTGGCGAGTACATCGCGACACGGTCCCGACTCCACCACGCTGCCGGCGTACATGACGGCGACCCTGTCGGCGGTGCGGGCCACCACACCGAGATCGTGACTGATGAGGATCATGGTGAGGCCGTCGGTCCGCTTGCGTTCGGTCAGCAGACGCATGATCTGCGCCTGGACGGTCACGTCGAGCGCCGTGGTCGGCTCATCCGCGATGAGCAGCTTCGGCCGAAGAGCCAGCGCCATGGCGATCATGACGCGTTGGCGCATGCCGCCGGAGAACTCGTGCGGGTACGCGGTCGCCCGCTGACCAGGATCGGGGATTCCGACCTCGGCCATCGCGTGTACCGCGCGATCCAGGGCGTCTCGACGACTCAAGCCAGCGCGCCTGCGGAACATCTCCGCGATCTGCGTGCCGACGCGCATGGCGGGATTGAGCGAGGACAGCGGGTCCTGGAAGATCATGGCGATCTCGGCGCCTCGCACGGATTCCCACTCCCGCTCGGATAGGTGGGTGAGCGAGCGGTTCTGGAAGCGGATCTCCCCACCGCGGACAGTGACTCCAGGGGGCAACAAGCCGATCAGCGACAAGGCGGTGAGGCTTTTCCCACTGCCAGACTCGCCGACGACCGCCACGGTGCCGCCACGCGGGACGGTCAGGCTGACGCCTCGCACGAGGTCGACGGCGGGATGGCCGAGCTGGATCCGCAGATCAGTCACGCGCACCAGCGGCTCACGTTCCGGATTGGCCGTCGGCGCCGTGGTCGACGACGGCGTGCCACTGGCGCCTGGCAGGCTCGACGTCTCGGTCATAGCACCGCCCTCGGATCACTGACGTCTCGATACACGTTGCTCACGAGGCCGACGGCCACCACGACGACGGCCAGCATGACCCCGGGGAGGGTGGAGATCCACCACGCCGATGCCAGGTAGTCACGGCCCTCGGAGATCGTGGTGCCCCAGGACGCCTGAGTCACCGGCACACCGAGGCCGAGGAAGCTCAACGACGCCTCGGCGACCATCGTCAGTCCGATCTGCGCGGTGCCCGCCACCAGCAACGGCGGCCAGCACGACGGCAGGATGTAGCGGGTCAGGATCCGCAGGTGACTGGCACCAAGCACGCGTGCCGAGTCCACGTATTCGAGGTTTCGCGCCGTGATCGCGGACGCGCGCACCACTCGAGCGAAGATGACCCAGCGGGTGACCGCCAACGCGATGATGACGTTGGTCATGCTGGGGCCGAGGACACCGGCGATGAGGATGGCGAGCAGCACGCTGGGAAAGGCGAGCTGGATGTCTCCCAGCCGAGAGATCACCGTGTCGATCCAGCCGCCGAAATAGCCCGCGACCAGGCCGAGCACCATCCCGACCAGGCCGCCGATCAGGACAGTGAGCACGCCGACGGTGACGGAGACGCGACTTCCAGCCAGAATCTGAGCGAGCATGTCACGTCCGACGGCATCCGTCCCCAACCAGGCGATGGACCCATCCGTCAATCGCGCGCCCGGAGGGAGCAGCCGGTTGGGGAGATCTGTCTTGGTGGCCGAGTAGGGGCGCAGCATCGGCCCGACGACGGCGCCGAGCACGACCAACGCGATCAGTCCCGTCGCCACCTTGGCGCTCCAAGGAACGCGTCGGCGCGCGAGAGCTCCCTCGACAGCCGGCGTTTCCTCGGGCGGTGACGCGTTGTTGGCCGGTGCGGCAGTGGCGTTGGCAGTCATCGCAGATGCTCCGGCTTCAACCGAGGGTCGAGCGCGACGTACAGCAGGTCGACGAGCAGGTTCAGCAGCACGTACGCGATCGTGATGACCATGATCACCGCCTGGACCACCGCGTAGTCCCGGTTGGTGATCGAGTCGATCATGAGTGATCCGATACCTGGCCAGGCGAAGACCACTTCGATGATCACCGCGTTGGCGATGAAGTTCCCGATCAAAAGACCTAGCAACGTGACGACCGGAATCAGCATGTTCCGGACCACGTGACCGTAGAAGACCACACGGCGATTCAGCCCTTTCGAGAGCGCAGTCCGCACGTAGTCCTTGTTGAGCTCGCCGAGCGCGCCGTTTCGCACCAGCTGCACAAGCCAACCGAGGAACGGCAGGGCAAGAGTGATGGCGGGCATCAGAAGGGCCGCGACGGTTCCGTCCGCGGTGGGTGGCAGGAGGTCGAGCGTTCGGGAGAAGATCAGGATGAGCATGACCCCGACCCAGAAGGACGGCAGGGCCTGCCCCACCATGGCTGGCACCGAGATGAGGCGGTCCAGCCACGAGCCAGCGTGGCGAGCGCTGACGACGCCGAGTGGGAAGCCGATGAGAACGGTCAGGAGCAAAGCGAACGCGCTGAGCTCCAAGGTTGCGGGCAGACGCTCGGCGACGTTGGCCAGCGCGTCGCCACCGAGCCGCCACGAGATGCCGAAGTCGCCTCGCGACACCTGGGAGAGGAAGGTGAGGTACTGCACGCCGAGCGGTTGGTCCAGGCCCAGCTGACGACGCAGGCGCGCGACATCCTCGGGCGTGGCGGACGAGCCCAGCATGAGCCCCGCTGGGTCACCTGGCACCACGCGAACGATGAAGAACACCACGCTCAACGAGGCGAAGATGATGAGGGCGGCTTGGACGAGCCGCCTGAGCAGAAACCGCAGCATCAGCCGCCTCCAGGCGGACTCTGGGCCGGCGAGGAAGCGATGGACGAGTCGCGAACGACAAGCTGGCAGGAGTAGCGGACAGTCGTGTAAGCGTCCGGTGACTCGCGCTTCGACAAGCGGGCGACCAGCTGGTCGACGGCGGCGCGCCCGACTTGCTCGGCGGGTAGACGTACGCTGCTCAAGGCCGGCATCAGGTAGGCCGAGAAGGGGTGGTCACCGAAGCCGACGACGGCCACGTCGGTGGCGATCGTGCGGTGGGCCTCGGTCACCGCCCGGTATACCCCGAGCGCGAAGTAGTCGTTGCCGACGAGGATGCCCGAGCGTCGCGGAAGCTGCCCGACGAGCTCGCGGGCGAGCTGGTAGGACTCGTTGGGTTCCCACGGCAGCGCCCTCGCCTCACGGCGTCTGGTCGGCACTCGCAGCACCGAGACCGCATCCTCTGGCACACCACGCTCGGCGAGGGCCTCGCGGAACCCCTCGATGCGAGCTTTGACAGGCGAGATCTCGAGGTCCTCCTCCAAGAGACACAGGTGCTCGGCTCCGGAGTCGAGCAGATGCGTGGTGGCGTCATACGCCCCTTGTCGGTAGTCGATGCCTACTAGGTCGCAGGAGAACCCGGATAGCTCGCGGTTGACGAGCACGACGGTGGTCCCCGCCGACGTGAGCCGCCGCAGGTGGTCGACCTCCGTCTGGACCGGCACCACCAGCGCTCCGTCCACGCCCCATCGCATCATCGTCTCGACCGCGCGCCGCTCGTTCTCCTCGTTCTCCTCGGAGACCATGAGCAGCAGGGAGTAGCCGAGGGCACGGCTCCGTTGCTCGATCGCGCTGATCAGGCGCGCGTAGAACGGGTTGGACGGATTCGTGATGACCACGCCGATGGTCATGTTCGAGCCGAGCACGAGCGAGCGAGCCACGCTGTTGGGGACATAGCCCAGCCGTTCCGCCTCGGCCTTGATCAACGCGCGAGTTCGCTCGCTGACCGCGCTCTTGCCCGCGAGCGCTCGGGAGACCGTGTTCACGGACAGTCCGAGCGAGTCAGCGATGTCCTGCAGCCTGACACGTCGCGGTGGGTTCATGGCGCATCCGTTCTCTGGCTCGGTTCGGTCACGTAGCGCCGTCCCCCGCCACGCGACCGAGCCGCGGCTTAGCTCACCGATACCTTCGCGAGGTCCGGCTGGTTGCTTGGCACCGGTGCGAAGCCCCGGACGGAGTCGCGCAGCGCGTAGACGGTGACGATCGTCGCGGGGAAGATGCCGACCGCATCCTCCCAGATGATCTTGCACGCCTCCGCGTACAGCGACTCCCGCTCGGCGGGCTCGGACGTGGCGCGAGCGTCGGCGAGCAGCTTGTCGAGCCGGGGGTTCTGGTAACCCATCCGGTTCGCCGACGACGTGTACAACCGGCCGAGGGTGAAGTCAGCATCACCGGTGGTGACGGTGTTCGTCTGAAGCTCCAGGTCCCAGTCGAGCTTGTTGAGCCGCTCCAGCCAGGTGGCCTTCTCGATCTGCTCGGCCCGCACCTTGATGCCGATCTCCTCCCAGCCGGAGATCATCGCTTGGGCCAGCTCGGAGATCAGCGGGCCGCTCGTGGGGAACCACATGAGGGACGTCTCGAACCCGCGTGGCAGGCCAGCGTCGGCCAACAGCTTCCGAGCCTTGTCCGGGTCGTAGGCGTAGGGCTGCTGCGCGGCCGCCCCGAACACCGAGGACGGGATCGGGGCGTCCATCACCGTGGCGGACTCGCCGTAGAGCTCGGCGACGATGCTGGTGAGATCGAGGGCGTGCCACATCGCCCGACGTACCCGCGCGTCGGTGAACGGCTCGCGGCTGCAGTTGAACCACATCAGGAAGTAGACCCAGCTGGGCTCTCGCTCCAGCTTGACGCCGTTCTTGCCCTCGACGTCTTGGACCTGGTCCGGCGGGACCGGCCAGAACACGTCGATGTCGCCCCTGAGGAGCGAGGTGATCGCGGTCGACGTCTCCGGGATGTACGGCAGCTCGACCTTCGGCTGGAGCGCCTTCTCATCCCAGTAGTCGTCCCAGCGCACGAGCTCCAGCTTCGATGAGGGGGTGAAGGACTGGACCCGGAACGGACCGCTGCCCACCGGCTTACGAAAGAACCCGGGTTCCTCGAGACGGTCCTTGGGCGTGATGAAGAGCAGGGTCAAGTTCACCAACAACGTGCCCAGTGGGCCGTCAGTCTTGATGGTGACCGTGGTGTCGTCTGTCGCCTCAGCGGACGTCACCGCCTCCCACAACGGCGACAGGTTGGTCGTCGTCGACGTGGCCCGGTTGATCGTGGCCACCACATCGTGGGCGGTCAGTCTGGTCCCGTCGTGGAACGTGACGTCGTCACGGATCTTGAAGACCCACGTCTCCTCGTCCGGCTGCTCCCACGACGTCGCCAACGCGGGCGTGATCTCGTCGCCCACCCGGCGGACGAGCGTGTCGAAGATCAGCCGGCGAGCCATGAGCGCGGGCTCGTCCACCGTCGTCGTCGCGCTCAGCGGATCGAGGTCGGTGATCGGTTGGGCGAAGCAGGCGCGCAGCGCTTTCTCCGCCTGCTTCGCGTCACCTCCGCTGACTCCGCACGAGGCGAGAAAAGCGCTCGCAGCTCCGATCCCCGCGATGCTCAAGAACTGCCGACGGCTCACCGTCACGTCGTTGATCATGTTCGTCTCCTCACCTTGGCTCGCGGCCAGTCGTGAGTCGCTCTCATTCCTTGAGAGCGAGATAGATGAGCATGGGCACCTGGGTGCCGGCCGCCGCGGGCCCGCGTACCGTCGCGTGGAGCCTCAGCCAGCCGCCGAACTCACGCGTCGTCCACGTCGCGACCCCAGGCGTGACGACGGTGTGGACAGTCTCGTCGATGTCACACCAGTACAAGCCGTCCGGCGACACCTGAACCCGGAAGTCGACGCCCTCGATTCCTTCCGGGAACTCGAGGGTGCGCACGAACCACCGTGCCTCACCCGCCCATGCGACCTCGTACGGCTCGGTGGTGTAGTCAGGACCAGTGACGCCGTCCCGTTCCAGCACTGCCGTCATCGAATTGCGCATGGGCTCACCAATCCGTCGAGATCAGGATCGAGTCGAGGTACAGGAAGTTCCGGACGTTGGTGTGCGTGCGAACGCTGACGTAGAAGTTCAGCAGGTTGTGCAGCGAGCCATAGGACTCCTCGTACACCGGGACGGGAACCTCGGAGAGGTCCATCACCCGATCGTTGACCTGCAGCTCGACGTTCTTGCGGGTCGAGGTGTCGATGACCCACCGCAGGTAGTGCCAGTTGACCTTGGTGGGCACCTCGTTGTAGCAGAG contains the following coding sequences:
- a CDS encoding DUF2752 domain-containing protein yields the protein MADAPDSPEAVEHTLPSGVPSDATLVGMAVGGAGAVGLAVLADATGGAVGVPCLLRATTGLACPFCGATRMGAALLRGDLGEALRLNAPVLVAGLMVGYLWVSWVLERLGVARAPRPRLTPRTRRLLVPILVTLALTFTVVRNLPWEPFAALRP
- the rocD gene encoding ornithine--oxo-acid transaminase; its protein translation is MRNDTTSPISAHVEMAERFAAHNYAPLPVVIAEGDGAWVTDVTGRRYLDCLAGYSAMNFGHRHPRIVAAAREQLERLTLISRAFHHDQFGPFCAELVDLTRTAGFAGDTMVLPMNTGAEAVETALKVARKWGYERKGVPDGRASVIVASGNFHGRTLTIVSFSDDPDAHDHFGPYTPGFRRVPYGDAAAIEAAIDETTVAVLLEPIQGEAGVIVPPRGYLAEVRRLCTERGVLLLADEIQSGLGRTGTTFACELEGVVPDLLILGKALGGGILPVSAVVGDASVLGVLRPGQHGSTFGGNPLACAVGRAVVDLLRDGTYQARARELGVILHARLRELVGRGLREVRGVGLWAGIDVDPTLGSGRDVCAALADRGVLAKDTHGSTIRLSPPLVVERADLEWAVDQLADVLATARRRGLSAASLSNH
- the ddaH gene encoding dimethylargininase, translated to MNAWARTSAVRGERVRNPRWIPAKGERKATRRHYLMCPPTYFTVAYAINPWMRPDDPAGAVDPNRVSQQWEALRRVYTTLGHQVSVIDPVPELPDMVFAANGALVVDGMVFGAKFRYAERAPEATHYLEWFKAHAAELGLRSIHVPVAVNEGEGDLLVTRSRILAGTGFRTEPAAHRELERFLARPVVTLRLVDPMLYHLDTALVVLDEETIAYYPPAFAPESQELLRRLYPDAILADEADAMVLGLNAVSDGRHVVLPGEAARLAEQIADRGFEPIPVDISELRKAGGGPKCCTLEIRPASTAVDEAHGARGGDGGHHEE
- a CDS encoding Lrp/AsnC family transcriptional regulator, which translates into the protein MRLDPVDERIVALLLDDGRASFAEIGARVGLSAPAVKRRVDRLRRSGVITGFTATVEPQALGWTTEAYVELYCQGKTSPATIRDGLARFPEVVFACTLTGEADALVHVLATDIHHFEEVLERINAEPYVVRTKSVLVLSRLLDRPGLRPSER
- a CDS encoding phospholipase D-like domain-containing protein is translated as MRRKSFATAMVVLAAMVVSIPSAQAAGVLSPCRDAPRKPVTTGAVFNDPTGDATAIVREICNLVHQAPRGSRIRIAHFVISGDAGMDFANALIDAHRRGVDVQIVLDGWQADTAAVEALRATLGTDRSRRSWLHVCTNVSPEGNTAACIGNKGQHNKFYLFSRTAGKSHVVVQSSANFTDLNSTTYWNNAVTIVGNKRLYEAYDAYFEDLAAERRTDDYFRTVTTRMPGGTVTASFFPQRTGDPIIDHLAKVRCHGETTIRVGMSEWDTYRIGIAERLVELAQQGCQVRIVYGLMDDDVRELLSAQSTITLAALSDAQQLPGRIHSKYMLIEGHYDGRPHARWVFTGSPNFTMTSLRRNDETLLAINLTGVYQQYRANFATLANAARQR
- a CDS encoding ABC transporter ATP-binding protein, which produces MSDDAPVLEVRDLHVDYPLPGGWFSRKRALHAVTGVDLVVPPARTVGIVGESGCGKSTLARAIVGLLRPTRGQVVVCGVDLATASRATMRRLRPMVQMVFQDPYASLNPWMSVHELISEPWRIHRGIVEPSDWDREVDRLLELVGLRPNQRHLRPHQFSGGQRQRISLARALAMRPKLIVCDEVVSALDVSIRAQILNLLRDIQQETGVSYLFVSHDLGVVRHVADEVAVMYLGRIVEHGATEHVFAEPAHPYTQALLSAAPILDLDRGEAGEEIVLSGEVPSPLNPPSGCPFRTRCGKARDLCAIEVPRLADRAVGHDVACHFAAADARFGIVG
- a CDS encoding ABC transporter ATP-binding protein — translated: MTETSSLPGASGTPSSTTAPTANPEREPLVRVTDLRIQLGHPAVDLVRGVSLTVPRGGTVAVVGESGSGKSLTALSLIGLLPPGVTVRGGEIRFQNRSLTHLSEREWESVRGAEIAMIFQDPLSSLNPAMRVGTQIAEMFRRRAGLSRRDALDRAVHAMAEVGIPDPGQRATAYPHEFSGGMRQRVMIAMALALRPKLLIADEPTTALDVTVQAQIMRLLTERKRTDGLTMILISHDLGVVARTADRVAVMYAGSVVESGPCRDVLATPAHPYTQGLLRAVPDRRRPRGALEAIPGQPPDPRALPTGCAFHPRCPIAQSICRTVPPQPVAVTSTRTSACHFATQVFASERVEGGERP
- a CDS encoding ABC transporter permease, which translates into the protein MATGLIALVVLGAVVGPMLRPYSATKTDLPNRLLPPGARLTDGSIAWLGTDAVGRDMLAQILAGSRVSVTVGVLTVLIGGLVGMVLGLVAGYFGGWIDTVISRLGDIQLAFPSVLLAILIAGVLGPSMTNVIIALAVTRWVIFARVVRASAITARNLEYVDSARVLGASHLRILTRYILPSCWPPLLVAGTAQIGLTMVAEASLSFLGLGVPVTQASWGTTISEGRDYLASAWWISTLPGVMLAVVVVAVGLVSNVYRDVSDPRAVL